A genomic region of Laspinema palackyanum D2c contains the following coding sequences:
- the codA gene encoding cytosine deaminase: protein MVEGDRLILRDCRLLTGERVDIQVEQGRIAAIAPHLSGQAPRELNVQGHLVSPPFVESHIHLDSALTAGEPRFNQSGTLFEGIQIWGERKPQLTREDVKQRAIATLKQLASQGVLFVRTHVDVSTPDLTALQAMLEVREAIQEWVTLQVVAFPQDGIYGEVQTEELLEEALKLGADVVGGIPHYELTREDGVRSVHRIFELAQQYDRLIDIHCDEIDDDQSRFLEVVAACAIRSGFGERVTASHTTAFGSYNNAYANKLMGFLRLSQINFVANPLINITLQGRTDTYPKRRGITRVKELWQNGLNVSLGQDCIQDPWYSLGTGNMLDVAYMALHVCQMTGVEEINACYDMVTTHGAKTLKIEQDYGLEIGKPANLIIWEADRKFEILRRRPPVRYVMARGRLLAQTQPSITTWELENWGEGV, encoded by the coding sequence ATGGTAGAGGGCGATCGCTTAATCTTGCGGGACTGTCGCTTATTAACTGGGGAACGGGTAGATATTCAGGTGGAACAGGGGAGGATCGCGGCGATCGCCCCCCACCTATCTGGGCAGGCCCCTCGGGAACTGAATGTTCAGGGCCACCTGGTTAGTCCTCCGTTTGTGGAATCTCACATTCATTTAGATTCCGCCTTAACTGCGGGAGAACCTCGGTTTAATCAAAGCGGGACATTATTTGAGGGGATTCAAATTTGGGGGGAACGCAAGCCCCAATTGACCCGGGAGGATGTCAAGCAACGGGCGATCGCAACCTTGAAACAATTGGCATCCCAGGGGGTGTTATTCGTTCGCACCCATGTGGATGTGAGTACGCCAGACCTCACCGCGTTACAGGCGATGTTGGAAGTGAGAGAGGCGATTCAAGAATGGGTGACGTTGCAAGTGGTGGCATTTCCCCAAGATGGGATTTATGGAGAGGTCCAGACAGAAGAATTGCTGGAAGAAGCGTTAAAACTGGGTGCAGATGTGGTGGGGGGGATTCCCCATTATGAATTAACCCGGGAGGATGGAGTGCGATCGGTTCATCGCATCTTTGAATTGGCCCAACAATATGACCGACTGATTGATATTCACTGCGATGAAATTGATGATGATCAGTCGCGCTTTTTGGAGGTGGTGGCCGCTTGTGCCATTCGCAGTGGTTTCGGTGAGCGAGTTACCGCTTCTCATACGACGGCTTTTGGGTCTTATAATAATGCTTATGCCAATAAATTAATGGGATTTTTGAGGCTATCGCAGATTAACTTTGTGGCGAATCCCTTAATTAATATTACCCTGCAAGGACGGACAGATACCTATCCTAAACGACGCGGCATCACCCGAGTCAAAGAATTATGGCAAAATGGTTTAAATGTTTCTTTAGGACAGGATTGTATTCAAGACCCCTGGTACAGTTTAGGGACGGGAAATATGCTTGATGTGGCTTATATGGCGCTTCATGTTTGTCAGATGACTGGGGTTGAGGAAATCAATGCCTGTTATGATATGGTCACGACTCATGGCGCAAAAACCCTAAAAATTGAACAGGATTATGGGTTAGAAATTGGCAAACCGGCCAATTTAATCATCTGGGAAGCAGACCGTAAATTTGAGATATTACGCCGTCGTCCTCCGGTGCGATATGTGATGGCGCGAGGCAGATTACTCGCCCAAACCCAACCTTCCATCACCACTTGGGAACTAGAGAATTGGGGTGAGGGGGTTTAA
- a CDS encoding tetratricopeptide repeat protein: MTQFDELQPPEGLTPPPSPPDSSPPARPIAPVWSWVNHLLGAGSDYERGNRLYEQKNYAGAVAFYDKAIQKKPSMHRAWLKRGTALMNLHRYEEAIAGYDGAIQVNPDDYWGWTFRGRCLFHLTRYQEALASLDQSIQINSNQYEAWYFRGRSLLELQQYKSAITAFNKVVKLKPKLSSGWYYRGLTFLGLDRPELALTSLEQAITLDPQNPAAWFNQGVALDRLQRYAEAVTAYDRTLQLVPENAASWFNRGVALDKLQRYTDAVASFDRVIQFAPSNPLVWFYKGRALKHQWVEAAIGCFDKAIELHPNWPEAWMNRGIALSDAGQYEVALTSFDQATKINPNLSTAWLGRGMALYGLGRYQDAIQALSNAIQIQPNFPEAWYHRGLALEQLQRYEEALTAYEKVVQVTQEPMFLYRSWVKRSEVLEKLERYPEALDAFAKVLEVKPNDAQAWMKRGDLLSLAQRYIDAIVAYDQAIAIWPNHYEPWMKRGRVLSKIGQYPQAIAAYDTVIQMKPTHSPAWLRRGECLEKLHRYPEAARSYGVALEVDPTCTDAIEKRNRLHEKLAQSPVFPNETDLT, encoded by the coding sequence ATGACCCAATTTGACGAATTGCAGCCCCCCGAAGGCTTAACCCCACCTCCATCGCCCCCGGACAGTTCACCTCCGGCGAGACCGATTGCCCCGGTGTGGTCCTGGGTCAACCACTTGCTGGGGGCGGGTTCGGACTATGAAAGAGGGAACCGACTGTATGAACAAAAAAATTATGCCGGGGCAGTAGCCTTTTATGACAAAGCGATTCAAAAAAAGCCCTCGATGCATCGGGCTTGGCTGAAACGCGGCACGGCCCTGATGAATTTACATCGCTATGAAGAGGCGATCGCCGGTTATGATGGGGCGATTCAAGTTAACCCCGATGACTATTGGGGCTGGACCTTCAGAGGTCGTTGTCTCTTTCATTTAACCCGATATCAAGAAGCCTTGGCCTCCTTGGATCAAAGTATTCAAATTAATAGCAATCAATATGAAGCCTGGTATTTCCGAGGGCGATCGCTCTTAGAACTCCAACAATACAAATCCGCCATTACTGCCTTTAATAAAGTAGTCAAACTCAAACCCAAACTCTCTAGCGGATGGTATTACCGAGGTCTGACTTTCCTTGGCCTCGATCGCCCGGAGCTGGCCCTAACCTCCTTGGAACAAGCCATCACCCTGGACCCTCAAAACCCCGCCGCTTGGTTCAATCAAGGGGTCGCCCTCGATCGCCTGCAACGCTACGCCGAAGCCGTCACCGCTTACGATCGCACCCTGCAACTGGTCCCGGAGAATGCCGCATCCTGGTTTAATCGCGGTGTCGCCTTGGACAAGTTGCAACGCTATACCGATGCTGTCGCCTCCTTTGATCGGGTGATTCAATTCGCCCCCAGCAATCCCTTAGTCTGGTTTTATAAAGGCCGCGCCCTCAAGCATCAATGGGTAGAAGCGGCGATCGGCTGTTTTGATAAAGCTATTGAATTACATCCCAACTGGCCCGAGGCTTGGATGAATCGAGGCATTGCCCTCTCCGATGCCGGTCAGTATGAAGTCGCCTTAACCTCCTTTGACCAAGCTACCAAAATTAATCCCAATTTATCCACCGCTTGGTTGGGTCGTGGCATGGCTTTGTATGGACTAGGCCGCTATCAAGATGCCATTCAAGCTCTGAGCAATGCCATTCAAATTCAGCCCAATTTTCCCGAGGCTTGGTATCACCGAGGACTGGCTTTAGAACAACTCCAAAGATATGAAGAAGCCCTCACGGCTTATGAAAAAGTTGTCCAAGTGACCCAAGAACCAATGTTTCTTTATCGGTCCTGGGTCAAACGGTCCGAAGTGTTGGAAAAACTCGAACGCTATCCAGAAGCTCTCGATGCCTTTGCCAAAGTGCTGGAAGTTAAACCCAACGATGCTCAAGCCTGGATGAAACGAGGGGATTTACTCTCGTTAGCGCAACGGTATATTGATGCAATTGTGGCCTATGACCAGGCGATCGCCATCTGGCCTAATCATTATGAACCCTGGATGAAACGAGGGCGAGTTTTGAGCAAAATTGGTCAATATCCCCAGGCGATCGCCGCCTATGATACGGTGATCCAAATGAAACCGACCCATTCCCCAGCTTGGTTGCGGCGCGGAGAATGCTTGGAGAAATTGCACCGCTATCCCGAAGCGGCGCGCTCCTACGGTGTGGCCCTGGAAGTTGATCCCACCTGTACCGATGCGATCGAAAAGCGCAACCGCCTCCATGAAAAACTGGCACAATCTCCGGTTTTTCCCAATGAAACCGATTTAACTTAG
- a CDS encoding DUF4278 domain-containing protein, which yields MKLSYRGTTYEYTPAEVDVTEGELAGKYRGLDWKFCNQKKAPVQQTTVELKYRGVALTTGEPQSANTSAPEQARRLMMDRQVKGEKRQRSMLSRLTAEFKSIPVLAH from the coding sequence ATGAAACTTTCATATCGTGGCACCACTTACGAATATACTCCCGCAGAAGTTGATGTTACCGAAGGCGAACTGGCTGGTAAATATCGCGGGTTAGATTGGAAATTTTGCAATCAGAAGAAAGCACCGGTCCAGCAAACGACCGTGGAACTGAAGTATCGGGGAGTTGCGTTGACCACTGGTGAACCACAGTCCGCAAACACCTCGGCACCGGAACAAGCGCGCCGTCTGATGATGGATCGGCAAGTCAAAGGTGAAAAACGCCAACGTTCGATGTTGAGCCGTTTGACTGCTGAATTCAAGAGCATCCCTGTTCTTGCCCATTAA
- a CDS encoding pentapeptide repeat-containing protein — MLKRITIATAVGLIHLGIFPTLAVSANPEHLLQLQTGNECRNCDLSGADLTGLDLRGADLMGANLRKAILSQANLMDANLTAADLQNAILIETNLFSSNLSYANLSGTNLQDAILVSANLNGTDFTGAVLQGSSGVQVRNPDLK, encoded by the coding sequence ATGTTAAAACGAATCACAATAGCAACAGCAGTCGGATTGATTCACTTGGGGATATTTCCCACTCTAGCTGTCAGTGCTAACCCAGAGCACCTTTTGCAGCTACAAACGGGTAATGAATGTCGCAACTGTGACCTCAGTGGGGCGGATCTCACCGGGTTAGATTTACGGGGGGCGGATTTAATGGGTGCCAATTTGCGAAAAGCTATTCTTAGCCAAGCCAATCTGATGGATGCTAATTTAACCGCTGCTGACCTTCAAAATGCCATTTTGATTGAGACGAATTTGTTTAGCAGCAACCTCAGTTATGCTAATCTCAGCGGTACGAATCTTCAAGATGCGATTTTAGTCAGTGCGAATCTCAACGGCACCGACTTTACAGGGGCGGTTCTTCAGGGTAGCAGCGGCGTCCAAGTCCGGAATCCGGATTTAAAATAA
- a CDS encoding EamA family transporter, with amino-acid sequence MRLSYIQSGLWLLMLAAVQLALFPIFVEMMFQEKFIFGTIEWGGLLPQTQGNWQLIFWIQAVASVAGIPILGKFYYPQLGEDLKKLFRGENPKVLKLAILSGFSLFVAWEAIAIGCWQIPPGVVVGFFLIYPILTTLGAWKFWGYRPHQTRITAMTIVTIGSLFALKVPAMFAATPIQGFLGILAAMVGGIAFASYLLLTYRGTRSLHPLPFSAIALATLLGFASLSLIFPLPGTAISMPLSELPRLMVGSVILGILTLVGYSFTAYGILLAGVTRGATAIASVPALFVLFGAILVHDFLDLKQIFALVIVILGLLVLITEPMVRQDWYD; translated from the coding sequence ATGCGATTATCTTATATTCAGTCGGGTTTATGGTTGCTGATGCTGGCTGCGGTGCAGTTAGCTTTATTTCCCATTTTCGTCGAGATGATGTTTCAGGAAAAATTCATCTTCGGGACGATTGAATGGGGGGGATTGCTTCCCCAGACGCAGGGGAATTGGCAGTTGATTTTTTGGATACAGGCAGTTGCTTCCGTTGCTGGCATCCCTATCCTGGGAAAATTTTATTATCCGCAACTGGGAGAAGACCTCAAGAAGCTATTCAGGGGAGAAAATCCCAAGGTATTAAAGCTGGCCATTCTCAGTGGATTTTCCCTATTTGTGGCGTGGGAGGCGATCGCCATCGGCTGTTGGCAAATTCCCCCTGGGGTAGTGGTGGGATTTTTCCTGATCTATCCGATTTTAACAACTCTTGGGGCCTGGAAATTCTGGGGATATCGTCCCCATCAAACCCGAATTACAGCGATGACGATTGTCACGATTGGCAGTTTATTCGCCTTAAAAGTTCCGGCTATGTTTGCCGCAACTCCAATCCAAGGGTTCTTGGGAATTTTGGCGGCAATGGTTGGGGGGATTGCTTTTGCCAGTTATTTGCTGTTGACCTATCGAGGGACCCGATCGCTTCATCCCCTCCCCTTTAGTGCGATCGCCTTGGCAACGCTGCTGGGATTCGCGTCCCTGAGTTTAATCTTCCCGTTACCCGGGACGGCGATCTCGATGCCACTGTCGGAGTTACCCCGTTTGATGGTGGGGAGTGTCATTTTAGGGATTTTAACCTTGGTGGGTTATTCGTTCACTGCTTATGGGATTTTACTCGCTGGGGTGACTCGGGGGGCGACTGCGATCGCCAGTGTCCCGGCATTGTTTGTTCTATTTGGAGCTATTCTGGTTCATGATTTCCTGGATCTCAAACAAATCTTTGCTTTAGTAATTGTCATTTTAGGCTTATTAGTATTAATTACTGAACCGATGGTTCGGCAAGATTGGTATGATTAA